CCAGTCGCCCCCCGTGCGGGGGCGTGGATTGAAACACCCAGGTCGACGACACGGTCGGCGGCAGCGTGCAGTCGCCCCCCGTGCGGGGGCGTGGATTGAAACGACCAGGGCGCGGCGTGCCGCCTGATCCGTGATGTCGCCCCCCGTGCGGGGGCGTGGATTGAAACATTGTTGTCTCCTTTATCCGCTCGCGGGTGAGCTGTCGCCCCCCGTGCGGGGGGGTGGATTGAAACCCTTGGGGCCGAGACGGAGATTATTTGGACACCGGTTTGTCGGGACGCTACATTGGCCCCCGTGAGCGCCAGCAAGCACCTGGGACAGCTACCGCCTCAAGCAGTCCCTGAAATGAGGTGAAAAAAGCTTCTTCGTTCTGAAATCGCCCTTTTAATCAACCGCCGGGGGTGGTCAAAATTCGGTGCTCACAGGTGGTCAATTTTCGATTGTCATTTCCTCCAAGTACTAGGTCGCCTCCATGTGGGGTCATAAAGTTTGATTTCATGTAAGACAAAAGCGGGCCTTCGGGCCCGCTTTATTTGAATGACTCCCCTTTGTGCGAGAATATCACCCGTCCTACCGGGCAACCGTTTCGGGATGCCTGGCCGAAGTGAAGTGAGCACACCAGCGATTCTTGATGGCCCTATAGCCGAACAGGTCGTAAAGGGCGCACAAACCGACAATGGAGTAAATGAATCGGCTTCCTACCGCCGTCGGACCGCCGAAAATGGCCGCCACCAGGTCAAACTGGAAAAATCCCACCAGTCCCCAGTTCAGTCCGCCGACTATCAGCAGAATGGTCACGATGGCATCCAGTGTTTTCATGACTCTCTCCTTTAGTTTGCAAATGACACCTGCGTGCGCTTGCGGGTCGTCTCAACCGCTTTTGAAAACGACCCCCCGCGATTTCATTTTACAAAATGGTGAACGCCTGTCAATTTGGATAACTCTTTAATTCTCCGTTGAAAATTAGAATACAGGTCGGGTATTGACATCCTCTGGATGAACGATAAACAAGAGGGAAAAACTATTCGACGGAGGAATTTATGAGCGCTTTGAAGATGGTTCGCAGGGAAGAGGAATCCAGGCAGGAGAAAATGGCGAAAATGATCGAAGACCGGGTGGCCCAAATCCCTTCTGACGCCTTTCTCTGGGCCGCCGGTTTGTCCATTCTCGGCAGCCTGGCCATGAAGGTTACCCAGCGGGATGAAAATGCCCTGTTTATCGGCCAGTGGGCGCCCACTCTGCTTATCCTGGGGCTGTACAGCAAATTCACCAAGCGGCTCATGCGCTAAACCGTTTTGATCCTGTTTTTTCAGCACGCCTGCCTTGTCCTGTCTCGGCGGAGTCGACCTTTTCATTTTACAGTTTTGCCGTGGCGAGCTTGAGGGCAAGGCCTAAAAAAACAAGTCCCGCCAATCGATTCATGATGTGCTGGGTTTTAGGGCTGCGGCTCAGCCAATGACCCAAAGTACCGGCAAGCAGAGACACGCCGCCGAAAACCAGGACTGTCGAGATGATGAAAATTCCACCAAGAACCATCATCTGCAAGGACAGGGGCCCACGGGCGGGATCGGTAAACTGCGGCAGAAAGGCCAGGAAGAAGAGGGAGACCTTGGGGTTGGTCAGGTTCATGAGAATGCCCCGGCGATAGAGCCTGCCCAATCCGGGGTTCCTGTCTTTCTCGCCCTCCAGCCGAAGCGCCGAGGCCCGGAAGGCCTGCCAGGCCAGGTAGAGCAGGTAGCCGGCTCCGAGAATTTTAAGAAAGAGGAAGGCGAGGGGGGAGGCCTGAAAAATGATGGCGACCCCGAGAGCGACCGCTGCGGTGTGAACCGTCAGGCCGGTACAGAGACCCAGGGTCACGGTGAAGCCCGCCGATCGGCCGAAAAGGGCGGACTGGGTCAGGACAAATAGATTGTCCGGTCCCGGCGCGAGGGCCAGTAACAGAGAGGCGAGGAAGAAGGCGGTGATGGTTTCGACAGGAATCATAAGGTCAATCCAGGAGTA
This portion of the Syntrophotaleaceae bacterium genome encodes:
- a CDS encoding DUF378 domain-containing protein gives rise to the protein MKTLDAIVTILLIVGGLNWGLVGFFQFDLVAAIFGGPTAVGSRFIYSIVGLCALYDLFGYRAIKNRWCAHFTSARHPETVAR
- a CDS encoding LysE family translocator is translated as MIPVETITAFFLASLLLALAPGPDNLFVLTQSALFGRSAGFTVTLGLCTGLTVHTAAVALGVAIIFQASPLAFLFLKILGAGYLLYLAWQAFRASALRLEGEKDRNPGLGRLYRRGILMNLTNPKVSLFFLAFLPQFTDPARGPLSLQMMVLGGIFIISTVLVFGGVSLLAGTLGHWLSRSPKTQHIMNRLAGLVFLGLALKLATAKL